From Sporosarcina sp. Te-1, the proteins below share one genomic window:
- a CDS encoding TetR/AcrR family transcriptional regulator encodes MSNKKIQMSRMWKYFIEATVEVIEEEGINQVTIRKIADRAGYNSATIYNYFDEISHLVFFASMKLLKGYVEDVAQYINRGETSLEKYLLAWECFCKHSFQQPEIFHAVFIMDLGDQPEKMLEYYYEMYPADLINIPEELQPILFERSMTKRGKSLLSLAAKEGQLEEERVDDINEMTILVWQGMLTNILNNRLDYSLEDAESKTMKYIRHIVN; translated from the coding sequence TTGAGCAATAAGAAAATCCAGATGAGCAGGATGTGGAAATACTTTATAGAAGCAACCGTAGAGGTGATCGAGGAAGAGGGCATCAATCAAGTAACCATACGGAAAATCGCGGATCGGGCGGGCTACAATAGTGCTACCATCTATAATTATTTTGACGAAATCTCGCATCTCGTCTTCTTCGCATCGATGAAGCTGCTGAAAGGATATGTTGAGGATGTAGCGCAGTATATCAATAGGGGAGAAACCTCTTTGGAAAAGTATTTGTTGGCATGGGAGTGTTTCTGCAAGCATTCGTTCCAACAACCGGAAATTTTCCATGCTGTATTCATCATGGATTTGGGAGATCAGCCCGAGAAGATGCTCGAATACTATTATGAGATGTACCCTGCGGATTTGATTAATATTCCGGAGGAGTTGCAGCCCATTCTGTTTGAGCGGAGCATGACAAAAAGGGGAAAATCGCTGCTTAGCCTGGCGGCGAAGGAAGGGCAGCTGGAAGAAGAGCGAGTCGATGATATTAATGAAATGACGATATTGGTTTGGCAAGGCATGTTGACGAATATTTTAAACAATCGATTGGATTACAGTTTGGAAGATGCGGAAAGCAAGACGATGAAATACATTCGCCATATTGTCAACTAA
- a CDS encoding BCCT family transporter produces the protein MKKVRIDPFIFWASIVVILAATILLVINRATAEPYLDGLMTAITYKMDWAFQFLTIGLFILLVWLAFSRYGKIKLGEGKPEFSTFSWGTMLFTAGMGTSIMYWSMIEPISYFTGPPFGIEPESNEAAEWALTYGLFHWGLSAWSLYAFPTVVIAYSYFIKKRPSLKMSVALSGALGKYADGWLGKLIDILVIWSLVGGLGTSLGLGVPMVSAVVGSIFGLEQTITLDTIIVICITIIYSASAYLGLHKGIRRLSDINVYLALAIAAFVFLAGPTLFILTYFTNSFGMMVQNFFMMSFYTDPINQSGFPQGWTVFYWAWFAATAPFMGLFVARISKGRTIRQLITHMLLWGSIGGWIFFMVFGGYTMNLQLQDILSVKDILTDSGGPAAIVAILKSLPWSSIVLPFFVLLAVIFLSTSLDSATYILSATATKELQDGQEPARWHRMVWGTILAALSISLLLVGGLRVIQTSAVVVSVPIYIFYLLLIVSLLRWLKEDFPKQ, from the coding sequence ATGAAGAAAGTTCGTATCGACCCATTTATCTTTTGGGCATCCATCGTTGTCATTTTGGCGGCGACGATTTTACTTGTCATTAACAGGGCCACCGCAGAGCCTTACTTGGACGGCTTAATGACGGCCATTACGTACAAGATGGACTGGGCCTTTCAATTTTTAACGATCGGTCTATTCATCCTGCTGGTTTGGCTCGCGTTCAGCCGGTATGGAAAGATCAAATTAGGAGAGGGGAAACCGGAATTCTCCACATTCAGCTGGGGAACGATGCTGTTCACCGCGGGCATGGGAACAAGTATTATGTATTGGTCCATGATTGAGCCAATTTCTTACTTTACCGGTCCTCCTTTTGGAATCGAACCGGAAAGCAATGAAGCCGCAGAGTGGGCATTGACATACGGTCTCTTCCACTGGGGATTGTCTGCTTGGTCCCTTTACGCATTTCCCACGGTCGTAATCGCCTACTCGTATTTCATTAAAAAACGGCCTTCCTTGAAAATGAGCGTAGCGCTTAGTGGAGCGCTTGGGAAATATGCGGATGGATGGCTTGGTAAGTTGATTGATATTCTCGTCATCTGGAGTCTCGTCGGAGGATTGGGCACTTCGCTTGGACTCGGGGTGCCGATGGTGTCTGCTGTAGTCGGTAGCATCTTCGGATTGGAGCAAACCATTACTTTAGATACGATCATCGTCATCTGTATCACCATTATTTATTCAGCAAGTGCATACTTAGGGCTTCATAAAGGCATTCGGCGTTTAAGCGATATCAATGTCTATCTCGCTTTGGCCATTGCAGCCTTTGTCTTCCTTGCAGGACCTACTTTGTTTATCCTGACCTACTTCACCAACAGTTTTGGGATGATGGTGCAAAACTTTTTTATGATGAGTTTTTACACCGATCCTATCAATCAAAGCGGCTTCCCACAAGGATGGACCGTGTTCTACTGGGCATGGTTTGCAGCGACCGCTCCATTCATGGGCCTATTCGTAGCCAGAATCTCCAAAGGCCGGACGATCCGGCAATTGATCACCCATATGCTCCTCTGGGGTTCGATTGGCGGGTGGATCTTCTTTATGGTATTCGGCGGATATACGATGAACCTGCAATTGCAAGACATCCTCTCTGTGAAAGATATCTTGACTGATAGCGGTGGACCAGCGGCAATCGTTGCTATCTTAAAATCATTGCCATGGAGCTCAATCGTCTTGCCTTTCTTCGTCCTGCTGGCCGTCATCTTCCTGTCGACATCGCTGGATTCTGCCACTTACATCCTTTCTGCGACTGCTACAAAGGAATTGCAGGATGGGCAGGAACCGGCAAGGTGGCATCGGATGGTCTGGGGCACGATCCTGGCTGCACTGTCGATTTCGTTGCTCCTTGTGGGCGGACTTCGGGTCATCCAGACTTCCGCAGTCGTCGTCTCGGTGCCGATCTATATCTTTTATCTGTTGCTGATCGTGTCTCTGCTCAGATGGCTGAAAGAAGATTTTCCAAAACAATAA